From a single Aythya fuligula isolate bAytFul2 chromosome 16, bAytFul2.pri, whole genome shotgun sequence genomic region:
- the NCOA6 gene encoding nuclear receptor coactivator 6 isoform X2 — protein MSDWLPLLDTMVLDDLPNLEDTYASLYSSAMEDLEVEFDSGLEEDEQKQEATPEDSTIFVAFKGDIGDKDFEQKLSVILENVPGLLHMESNQLKLQKIEPWNSVRVTFNIPREAAERLRILAQNNNQQLRDLGILSVQIEGEGAINLALAQNRSQDVRINGPLGANNSVRMETGFPMQGGQGLIRMSNAAAVMMSQSGNVPSSMVASGASTELQPRTPRPSSQPDAMDPLLSGLNIQQQNHPSGSLAPQLHPMQSVPVNRQMNSANFQQLQQQTQLQTRPPQPHQQPQQGIRPSFTSPAQVPVPPGWNQLPSGALQPPPTQGALGTLTVNQGWKKAPLSGQMQQQLQARPSLATVQTPTHPPPPYPFGSQQASQAHSNFPQMSNPGQFTAPQMKSLQGGPSRVPTPLQQPHLTNKSPASSPSSFQQGSPASSPTVNQTQQQMGPRPPQSSTLSQGFQQPVSSPSRNPMVQQGNVPPNFMVMQQQNQGPQGLHPGLGGMPKRLPPGFSSGQSNQSFMQGQVPSTAPGTPVNSGAPQLQTSQSVQHTGGQGSGPPQNQMQAPHGPPNMMQTNLMGLHGNMNNQQAGASGVPQVNMGNIQGQPQQGPQSQLMGMHQQIVSSQGQMVNIQAQGSMNPQNQMILSRTQLMPQGQMMVTPQNQNLGPSPQRMTPPKQMIPQQGQQMMPTHNQMMGPQGQVLLQQNSLMEQMMTAQMQGNKQPFNTQNQSNVMTGPAQMMRGPTPNMQGNMVQFTGQMMAQQGPVNGNPSQVMGIQGQVLRPTGPGTHISQQLGDTTTTTNNDVNLTQMLPDVPVQQPNMVPSHMQAMQGNNNASGSHFSGHGLPFSTGFSGTPNGNQISCGQNPGFPVNKDVTLTSPLLVNLLQSDISAGHFGVNNKQNNQNANKPKKKKPPRKKKNNQQLEQTNSSEPRPGGLEESDQSSMSGDQGMNVDNSGPKLSDFASRPPGYPSQPVEQRPLQQMPPQLMPHTQQPQPQQQQPPPQQAQAPPQTPQQQQQMMMMLMMQQDPKSVRLPVPQGVHPPRGPLNPDAQRMPMQQSGNMPVMVNLQGPGSVPPSPDKQRISLPGNPSLGNNARKMVYQDNVQNPSSSPLGEVSSVPSIPEGGGTEVPPASGAQNNLTSHLVVSQNQLMMTGPKPGPSTLSTAQGASPQQQSNSLPGTLTHHFPNVATPSQTSRPKTPNRASPRPYYPQTPNNRPPSTEPSEISLSPERLNASIAGLFPPQINIPLPPRPNLNRGFDQQGLNPTTLKAIGQAPSNLTINNQSNFAAPQSHKLEGVVMNSGKQTNTGGTKRASPSSSRRSSPGSSRKTTPSPGRQNSKAAKLSLNTQQNPSLLQNIDMQRNMMVGPTSLPTPVTSFQNNNMLNNQNPTVSVPAVPEDSKESLSVPQDNECQSTQGVQGNKDQPNIELKAIPTPEIKTLVPEEQSKKDGQALDTGKLPVLEESKPMVSPAMKEAPTSLSQLLDNSGAPNVTIKPPGLTGLEMAPIVTTVEDLKKIAVIPPLQDTSSSKEPSNSLSLPQNNESCSNPGHQELGEINSNVTQSIPPVMQRPVSSSSVSGPLPPNQITVFVTSNPITSSANTSAQLPSHLQPALVSTVVTMPNVGSKVMVSEGQSAAQSNARPQFITPVFINSSSIIQVMKGSQPSTIPAAPMTSNSSLMPQSVAVVGPLHIPQNIKFSSAPAPPSTSSSSPAPSIPTSRPLVLNPLAPPVQLPSPATTTSNVSSHLPAQPAKDFSLEEAASQSNGSSDQCSVTVTQSGPVVSPLLTSSPGSGNRRSPVSSSKGKGKVDKIGQLLLTKACKKVTGSLEKGEEQYALDGEAEGQGPEMSVPNSLATEQSPAELDNKTVTPPAPSLTKQSTSGPGNVSVSTAAAVSASVSPSLSTSTPTSALSAVTTPVVPELAPATPCTNGSNHSSLPAEQTGVGLVEEKTGSHQELLQNTASSQHLTQKKSSVATSESTVQRTELETNAPVVAGQRLQ, from the exons ATGTCTGATTGGCTCCCGTTGTTGGACACAATGGTTTTGGATGACCTACCAAACCTGGAAGATACATATGCCTCCTTGTACTCCTCAGCTATGGAAGACTTAGAGGTGGAGTTTGATTCAGGACTGGAGGAAGATGAACAGAAACAGGAGGCTACTCCTGAAGATTCCACAATCTTTGTAGCTTTTAAAGGAGATATAGGGGACAAAGACTTTGAGCAGAAACTAAGTGTCATATTGGAGAATGTGCCTGGCCTTTTACACATGg aatCCAACCAGTTAAAACTGCAGAAGATAGAGCCTTGGAACAGTGTACGTGTTACCTTCAATATACCACGGGAAGCTGCAGAGCGACTGCGGATTCTGGCTCAGAATAATAACCAACAACTTCGTGACCTGGGAATTCTCTCAGTTCAGATTGAAG GGGAAGGTGCTATCAATTTAGCTTTAGCTCAAAACAGAAGCCAAGATGTCCGAATCAATGGGCCCCTGGGAGCAAACAACTCAGTACGAATGGAAACAGGATTTCCCATGCAAGGGGGACAAG gtttaATAAGAATGAGCAATGCCGCAGCTGTCATGATGTCCCAGAGTGGGAATGTGCCCTCCTCTATGGTGGCAAGTGGTGCTAGTACTGAGCTGCAGCCAAGAACACCTAGACCTTCCTCACAGCCAG ATGCAATGGACCCACTTTTATCTGGGCTAAATATCCAGCAGCAAAATCATCCATCTGGATCTTTAGCTCCGCAACTCCATCCAATGCAGTCAGTTCCTGTAAACAGGCAAATGAACTCAGCCAACTTTCAGCAATTGCAGCAACAGACACAGTTGCAGACACGTCCTCCGCAGCCAcatcagcagccccagcagggtaTTCGACCTTCATTTACTTCACCAGCACAGGTTCCGGTTCCCCCTGGCTGGAACCAGCTTCCTTCAGGAGCACTTCAGCCTCCTCCAACCCAGGGAGCACTGGGTACATTGACAGTAAACCAGGGTTGGAAAAAGGCCCCATTGTCTGGACAAATGCAGCAGCAACTTCAAGCAAGACCATCTCTAGCCACAGTACAAACTCCTACTCATCCTCCACCTCCATACCCTTTTGGAAGCCAGCAAGCTTCCCAGGCTCACTCAAACTTTCCCCAAATGAGCAATCCTGGCCAGTTTACTGCTCCTCAAATGAAAAGCCTTCAGGGAGGGCCCTCACGGGTTCCTACACCACTACAGCAACCCCACCTGACCAACAAATCTCCTGCTTCCTCACCCTCCTCCTTCCAGCAGGGATCTCCTGCATCATCTCCAACAGTTAACCAGACGCAGCAGCAGATGGGACCAAGGCCTCCCCAGAGTAGCACGCTTTCCCAGGGATTTCAGCAGCCTGTCAGTTCTCCCAGTCGTAATCCTATGGTGCAACAGGGGAACGTACCCCCCAACTTCATGGTgatgcagcagcaaaaccaaggTCCACAAGGTTTGCACCCTGGCTTAGGAG GAATGCCCAAGCGCCTCCCTCCTGGGTTCTCTTCAGGCCAGTCTAACCAGAGCTTCATGCAAGGTCAGGTGCCTTCCACCGCACCAGGAACACCGGTGAACAGCGGAGCTCCGCAACTACAAACTAGCCAAAGTGTGCAGCACACAG GTGGCCAAGGATCTGGACCTCCTCAGAATCAGATGCAAGCACCACATGGCCCACCAAATATGATGCAGACCAATTTAATGGGACTTCATGGAAATATGAACAACCAGCAGGCTGGTGCTAGTGGGGTGCCACAAGTTAACATGGGCAACATACAGGGCCAGCCACAACAAGGACCACAGTCTCAGCTTATGGGAATGCATCAGCAAATCGTATCCTCCCAAGGACAGATGGTAAACATTCAGGCTCAGGGATCGATGAACCCTCAAAACCAGATGATACTTTCTCGAACTCAGCTCATGCCACAAGGCCAAATGATGGTAAcaccacaaaaccaaaatcttgGCCCTTCACCCCAAAGGATGACCCCGCCCAAACAGATGATTCCCCAGCAGGGACAACAGATGATGCCTACACACAATCAGATGATGGGACCTCAAGGCCAGGTCTTGTTACAGCAAAACTCATTGATGGAACAGATGATGACTGCTCAGATGCAAGGAAATAAACAGCCTTTTAATACTCAAAACCAGTCCAACGTTATGACGGGGCCAGCTCAAATGATGAGAGGACCAACCCCAAACATGCAGGGTAACATGGTGCAGTTCACTGGGCAGATGATGGCACAGCAAGGCCCTGTGAACGGTAACCCTTCTCAGGTTATGGGGATTCAAGGGCAAGTTTTAAGACCTACTGGACCTGGCACCCACATATCTCAGCAGCTTGGGGATACTACCACAACAACGAATAATGATGTGAACTTGACACAGATGTTACCTGATGTTCCCGTGCAGCAGCCAAACATGGTGCCTTCCCATATGCAAGCAATGCAAGGAAACAACAATGCTTCGGGGAGTCATTTTTCTGGCCACGGACTGCCTTTCAGTACTGGGTTTAGTGGAACGCCAAATGGGAATCAGATTTCCTGTGGACAGAATCCTGGTTTTCCTGTCAATAAAGATGTCACGCTCACAAGTCCGCTCTTGGTTAACCTTCTACAAAGTGACATATCGGCAGGACACTTTGGTGtgaacaacaaacaaaataatcagaatGCCAATAAgccaaaaaagaagaaacctccaaggaagaagaaaaacaatcaacAACTGGAACAGACAAA ctcttcAGAACCTCGTCCAGGTGGTCTGGAGGAGAGTGATCAGTCATCAATGTCTGGAGATCAAGGAATGAATGTAGATAACTCAGGCCCTAAACTTTCAGACTTTGCAAGTAGGCCACCAG GTTATCCTTCTCAGCCGGTGGAACAAAGACCACTTCAGCAGATGCCACCTCAACTCATGCCACATACACAGCAGCCacagccgcagcagcagcagccaccaccacAGCAAGCCCAGGCACCACCACAAACACcgcagcaacagcagcaaatgaTGATGATGCTTATGATGCAGCAGGATCCCAAATCAGTCAGGCTTCCTGTGCCACAAGGAGTTCACCCACCTCGAGGACCTCTGAATCCAGATGCTCAACGAATGCCAATGCAGCAGAGTGGTAACATGCCAGTAATGGTTAATCTACAAGGTCCAGGATCAGTGCCTCCATCTCCTGATAAACAGAGAATTTCCTTGCCAGGCAATCCTTCTCTGGGAAACAATGCAAGAAAAATGGTTTATCAAGATAATGTACAGAATCCTTCCAGCTCACCTCTAGGGGAGGTTTCATCAGTGCCTTCCATTCCAGAAGGAGGTGGAACTGAAGTCCCCCCAGCATCGGGAGCTCAGAATAATTTGACATCTCATTTAGTAGTTTCACAGAACCAGTTAATGATGACGGGACCCAAACCTGGACCATCCACACTTTCAACTGCCCAAGGTGCAAGTCCTCAACAGCAGTCTAATTCTCTGCCTGGCACTCTCACACACCATTTTCCAAATGTTGCCACCCCATCACAAACTTCAAGGCCTAAAACCCCAAACAGGGCTAGCCCAAGGCCATATTATCCTCAGACTCCTAATAACCGTCCACCTAGCACAGAACCCTCTGAAATAAGCCTGTCTCCAGAGAGACTCAATGCTTCTATAGCTGGTCTTTTCCCTCCTCAGATAAATATTCCTTTACCTCCCAGGCCTAATCTCAACAGAGGATTTGATCAGCAAGGTCTTAATCCAACTACTTTGAAGGCCATTGGACAAGCCCCATCAAATCTCACAATTAACAATCAGTCTAATTTTGCTGCTCCACAGTCACACAAATTGGAAGGTGTGGTCAtgaattcaggaaaacaaaccaacactGGAGGAACAAAGAGAGCAAGTCCAAGCAGTAGTCGAAGGTCCAGTCCTGGATCCAGTAGGAAAACAACACCAAGCCCTGGCAGACAAAACTCAAAAGCAGCTAAATTATCATTGAATACTCAGCAGAATCCATCTCTCTTGCAGAACATAGATATGCAAAGAAATATGATGGTTGGTCCCACTTCTTTGCCAACACCGGTgacaagttttcaaaataataacatGCTAAATAATCAGAATCCCACAGTTTCTGTACCTGCTGTTCCTGAAGACAGTAAAGAGAGCCTTAGTGTTCCTCAAGATAATGAGTGCCAGAGCACACAAGGTGTCCAAGGTAACAAAGACCAACCCAATATTGAACTAAAAGCTATCCCTACTCcggaaataaaaacattggtTCCAGAGGAACAGTCAAAAAAAGATGGGCAGGCCTTAGACACAGGTAAGCTTCCAGTTCTGGAGGAGAGTAAACCCATGGTATCTCCAGCTATGAAGGAAGCACCCACTTCTTTAAGTCAACTTCTTGATAATTCTGGAGCTCCTAATGTAACCATTAAGCCCCCTGGGCTGACTGGTCTTGAAATGGCACCAATAGTCACCACTGTGGAGGACCTAAAAAAGATAGCTGTCATTCCTCCACTGCAAGATACATCCTCTAGCAAAGAGCCATCTAATTCACTTAGCTTGCCTCAAAATAATGAGTCCTGTTCAAATCCAGGGCATCAGGAACTGGGAGAAATAAACTCAAATGTTACACAGAGCATTCCTCCAGTAATGCAAAGGCCTGTCAGCTCTTCTTCTGTTTCAGGTCCTTTACCACCCAACCAGATAACAGTTTTTGTAACTTCAAACCCTATTACATCTTCTGCTAATACGTCGGCACAATTGCCATCTCACTTGCAACCTGCATTGGTGTCTACTGTTGTCACAATGCCTAATGTAGGCAGCAAAGTTATGGTTTCTGAGGGACAGTCGGCAGCTCAGTCTAACGCCCGGCCACAGTTCATTACACCTGTTTTTATAAACTCATCATCAATAATTCAGGTTATGAAAGGGTCTCAGCCAAGCACGATTCCCGCAGCACCGATGACATCTAACTCTAGCCTAATGCCTCAGTCAGTCGCTGTTGTGGGTCCCTTACATATACCACAGAATATAAAGttctcctctgcccctgcacCTCCTAGCACGTCCTCTAGCAGCCCTGCTCCTAGTATTCCCACGAGCAGGCCCCTGGTTCTAAATCCCTTGGCACCTCCTGTGCAGCTGCCTTCTCCTGCTACCACGACTTCAAATGTTTCTTCGCATCTTCCTGCCCAGCCAGCGAAGGACTTCAGCCTCGAGGAGGCAGCTTCTCAAAGCAATGGATCGAGTGACCAGTGCTCTGTTACAGTGACACAGTCTGGACCTGTTGTTTCACCTCTTCTTACCAGCAGTCCAGGATCTGGGAACAGACGAAGTCCTGTTTCATCAAgtaagggaaagggaaaagtagACAAGATTGGTCAGCTCTTACTTACAAAAGCATGTAAGAAAGTCACGGGCTCCCTCGAGAAGGGGGAAGAGCAGTATGCTTTGGATGGAGAAGCAGAAGGTCAGGGACCAGAAATGTCAGTCCCAAACAGTTTGGCAACAGAACAATCACCAGCAGAACTAGACAATAAAACTGTGACACCTCCAGCACCCAGTCTTACAAAACAGAGCACTTCTGGGCCTGGCAATGTGAGTGttagcactgctgctgcagtttctgcttctgtgtcTCCAAGCTTATCAACAAGCACTCCTACAAGTGCACTGTCAGCTGTAACCACTCCAGTAGTCCCAGAGCTTGCACCTGCAACACCATGCACTAATGGTAGCAACCACAGCAGCTTACCAGCTGAGCAAACTGGGGTTGGTTTGGtggaggagaaaacaggatCACATCAGGAACTGCTGCAAAATACAG CATCCTCTCAACATTTAACgcagaaaaaaagttcagttgCAACATCAGAAAGTACTGTTCAAAGAACAG AACTTGAAACAAATGCTCCCGTAGTTGCTGGTCAAAG ACTTCAGTAA